The Agromyces mariniharenae genome includes a window with the following:
- a CDS encoding phospholipase D-like domain-containing protein: MRFRSPAAGGIRVFAVAGTNTISFGIEADAAARTGLLGFAVERIDPTENQRYFMSGFKVFPSVIPAPDATITVSTFEHPIQSLVWDDFTAKPGRPYTYRFHPLAGAPKNLDRTRPVVELDVETEPLHGGTHDVFFNRGVASSQRYALKFGNLPPDRQPTERRRREALAWLSRDLDEAMLRFIRAARPGQAIRGCVYEFTYAPVLAELKHAIDQGVDVKLVVDLKVNEHTTNEKQRDGSTKAVFHASDPRLRNLQAITDAGLPDSAIVRREARRSSIAHNKFMVLLNAAGKPTQVWTGSTNLTDGGVHGQANVGHWIRDRAVAGAYLDYRRLGLNSHVAFMHCKFLLRDPLGPDPIVVTGSANFSEASTTGNDENMVIIRGDRRVADIYFTEFNRLFNHYYFRAVVDRTSRGTTAAASPATAGSLALAENDGWLEKYAPGTLRTKRVDQYVRMAL; this comes from the coding sequence ATGCGCTTCAGGTCACCGGCGGCGGGCGGCATCCGCGTCTTCGCCGTCGCGGGCACGAACACGATCTCGTTCGGCATCGAGGCGGATGCCGCGGCGCGGACCGGGCTGCTCGGGTTCGCGGTCGAGCGCATCGACCCGACCGAGAACCAGCGCTACTTCATGAGCGGCTTCAAGGTGTTCCCGAGCGTCATCCCGGCACCAGACGCGACGATCACGGTCTCGACGTTCGAGCATCCGATCCAGAGCCTCGTCTGGGACGACTTCACCGCGAAGCCCGGCCGGCCCTACACGTATCGCTTCCATCCGCTCGCCGGCGCCCCGAAGAACCTCGATCGCACGCGCCCGGTCGTCGAGCTCGACGTCGAGACGGAGCCGCTCCACGGCGGCACGCACGACGTCTTCTTCAACAGGGGTGTCGCCTCGAGCCAGCGGTACGCCCTGAAGTTCGGCAACCTCCCGCCCGACCGTCAGCCGACCGAGCGCAGGCGCAGGGAGGCGCTCGCGTGGCTGAGCCGTGATCTCGACGAGGCGATGCTGCGGTTCATTCGAGCTGCACGGCCGGGCCAGGCGATCCGCGGATGCGTCTACGAGTTCACCTACGCCCCGGTACTCGCCGAGCTGAAGCACGCGATCGACCAGGGCGTCGACGTGAAGCTCGTCGTCGACCTGAAGGTCAACGAGCACACCACGAACGAGAAGCAGCGCGACGGCAGCACGAAGGCCGTGTTCCACGCGAGCGACCCGCGCCTGCGGAACCTCCAGGCGATCACCGATGCGGGCCTCCCCGACTCGGCGATCGTCCGCCGCGAGGCACGGCGCTCCTCGATCGCCCACAACAAGTTCATGGTGCTGCTCAACGCGGCCGGGAAGCCCACGCAGGTGTGGACCGGTTCGACCAACCTCACCGACGGCGGCGTGCACGGCCAGGCGAACGTCGGCCACTGGATCCGCGACCGGGCGGTGGCCGGGGCGTACCTGGACTACCGCAGGCTCGGACTCAACTCGCACGTCGCGTTCATGCACTGCAAGTTCCTGCTGCGCGACCCGCTCGGGCCCGACCCGATCGTGGTCACCGGGTCGGCGAACTTCAGCGAGGCGTCGACGACCGGCAACGACGAGAACATGGTGATCATCCGCGGCGACCGGCGCGTCGCCGACATCTACTTCACCGAGTTCAACCGGCTCTTCAACCACTACTACTTCCGCGCAGTCGTCGACCGCACGAGCCGTGGCACGACCGCCGCGGCATCCCCCGCGACGGCCGGATCGCTCGCCCTCGCGGAGAACGATGGCTGGCTGGAGAAGTACGCGCCCGGCACGCTGCGCACGAAGCGAGTCGACCAGTACGTGCGAATGGCCCTCTGA
- a CDS encoding MarR family winged helix-turn-helix transcriptional regulator has protein sequence MAERAITVAAWESLFRAQVTIMRALAAEFPSEVISLNEYDVLFNITRAPGRRLRLKDLNRSVLITQPSVSRLVDRLTARGLVTKEHDPEDGRGTIVAITEEGFALFRRVAFTHVDAITKHVGNSLDEEELRTLTELCDRLRLGVSEEQRAQRSDESPGA, from the coding sequence GTGGCGGAACGCGCGATCACGGTCGCCGCATGGGAGTCGCTCTTCCGAGCCCAGGTCACGATCATGCGGGCCCTGGCGGCGGAGTTCCCGAGCGAGGTCATCTCGCTCAACGAGTACGACGTGCTCTTCAACATCACCCGGGCGCCCGGGCGCCGGCTCCGGCTGAAGGACCTCAACCGCTCGGTCCTCATCACGCAGCCGAGCGTGAGCCGCCTCGTCGACCGCCTCACGGCCCGCGGGCTCGTCACGAAGGAGCACGACCCCGAGGATGGGCGCGGCACCATCGTCGCGATCACCGAGGAGGGCTTCGCCCTGTTCCGTCGCGTCGCCTTCACGCACGTGGACGCGATCACGAAGCACGTCGGCAACTCGCTCGACGAGGAGGAGCTGCGCACGCTCACCGAGCTGTGCGATCGCCTTCGGCTCGGCGTGAGCGAGGAGCAGCGGGCGCAGCGGTCCGACGAGTCGCCCGGGGCGTGA
- a CDS encoding glutamine amidotransferase-related protein, translated as MTGRPTDAARPAASVPATGTRTALVLRHDSAIGLGNLGPTLEAHGYRIVTVDAPREDVTALDALAPDLVVVLGGDEGAYETDRYPYLADEIDLLRRRIDAEAPIFGVCLGAQMLAKTLGADVRKGPRKEVGWLTVEPTEAGAASPVRHFDGVPTVQWHGDTFDLPEGVERLATSGQYENQAFAKGDWLLAVQFHPEVTDEIHEDWLAAWGDELPEYGLSREQLRAERAVNGPRAEAASAALLSEYLDGLEARRVVPRAS; from the coding sequence ATGACCGGCCGACCGACGGATGCCGCGCGCCCCGCGGCATCCGTGCCCGCAACCGGCACCCGCACGGCCCTCGTGCTCCGGCACGACTCCGCGATCGGGCTCGGCAACCTCGGGCCGACGCTCGAGGCGCACGGCTACCGGATCGTGACCGTCGACGCTCCCCGCGAGGACGTCACCGCGCTCGACGCGCTGGCCCCCGACCTCGTCGTGGTGCTCGGCGGCGACGAGGGCGCCTACGAGACCGACCGCTACCCCTACCTCGCCGACGAGATCGACCTGCTGCGCCGCCGCATCGACGCCGAGGCGCCGATCTTCGGCGTGTGCCTCGGGGCCCAGATGCTCGCGAAGACGCTCGGCGCCGACGTGCGCAAGGGCCCGCGCAAGGAGGTCGGCTGGCTGACGGTCGAGCCGACCGAGGCGGGCGCCGCGTCGCCGGTGCGGCACTTCGACGGCGTGCCGACCGTGCAGTGGCACGGCGACACGTTCGACCTGCCCGAGGGCGTCGAGCGGCTCGCCACGTCGGGCCAGTACGAGAACCAGGCGTTCGCCAAGGGCGATTGGCTGCTGGCGGTGCAGTTCCATCCCGAGGTCACCGACGAGATCCACGAGGACTGGCTCGCCGCGTGGGGAGACGAGCTGCCCGAGTACGGGCTCAGCCGCGAGCAGCTGCGCGCGGAGCGCGCCGTCAACGGGCCGCGTGCCGAGGCGGCATCCGCTGCCCTCCTCTCGGAGTACCTCGACGGCCTCGAGGCCCGCCGCGTGGTTCCGCGCGCGAGCTGA
- the upp gene encoding uracil phosphoribosyltransferase, whose amino-acid sequence MRVHVADHPLITHKLTVLRDVNTPSPVFRSLVEELMTLLAYEGTRGVRVEPVDIVTPVAPTTGVRIAEPKPLIVPILRAGLGMLEGMVKLLPSAEVGFLGMARNEETLEPTTYAERLPDDLSDRQCFVLDPMLATGGSLTAAIEFLLKRGATDVTAICILAAPEGLKAVEDALHGREVTVVLGAVDERLNEHGYIVPGLGDAGDRLYGTVE is encoded by the coding sequence ATGCGAGTCCACGTTGCCGACCACCCGCTCATCACCCACAAGCTGACGGTGCTCCGCGACGTGAACACGCCGTCGCCGGTCTTCCGCTCCCTCGTCGAGGAGCTCATGACGCTGCTCGCCTACGAGGGCACCCGCGGGGTACGCGTCGAACCCGTCGACATCGTGACGCCCGTGGCACCCACCACGGGCGTTCGCATCGCCGAGCCCAAGCCGCTCATCGTGCCGATCCTCCGCGCGGGCCTCGGCATGCTCGAGGGCATGGTGAAGCTCCTGCCGAGCGCCGAGGTCGGCTTCCTCGGCATGGCCCGCAACGAGGAGACCCTCGAGCCCACCACCTACGCCGAGCGCCTGCCCGACGACCTCTCCGACCGCCAGTGCTTCGTGCTCGACCCGATGCTCGCCACCGGCGGCTCGCTCACCGCGGCGATCGAGTTCCTCCTGAAGCGCGGCGCGACGGATGTCACGGCGATCTGCATCCTCGCGGCGCCCGAGGGCCTGAAGGCCGTCGAGGACGCGCTGCACGGCCGCGAGGTCACCGTCGTGCTCGGCGCCGTCGACGAGCGACTCAACGAGCACGGCTACATCGTGCCCGGCCTCGGCGACGCCGGCGACCGCCTGTACGGCACGGTCGAGTAG
- a CDS encoding lytic transglycosylase domain-containing protein, whose translation MSWDPFSDEDDEDRRPRATGEARGARMWRGTRSVLGWSGVVAGIAALAVGAVYAVNVAGLGAKPGGFDSQLDSGQKIARPLLTGPIDSATTTTPPVTPLEEAEAPAALSSSGGFPMPWVDPEWIAQVAAATGIPERAMNAYIAAHLAVAAELPDCGLDWTTVAAIGSIESNHGRYGGATLGDDGYPTKRIVGVPLDGNGVAAIADTDGGEFDGDTVWDRAVGPMQFIPSTWARWANDGNADGLADPNQIDDAAQATARYLCASGPMTSVEGWRAAVFSYNHLDSYVDKVASVANEYAAASDIGG comes from the coding sequence ATGAGCTGGGACCCGTTCTCCGACGAGGACGACGAGGATCGACGCCCTCGAGCGACGGGGGAGGCCCGGGGTGCGCGGATGTGGCGGGGCACGCGGAGCGTCCTCGGCTGGTCGGGCGTGGTCGCGGGCATCGCCGCCCTGGCCGTCGGTGCCGTCTACGCCGTGAACGTCGCGGGGCTCGGAGCCAAGCCCGGCGGGTTCGACTCGCAGCTCGACAGCGGGCAGAAGATCGCCCGGCCGCTCCTGACCGGCCCGATCGACTCAGCGACGACGACCACCCCGCCCGTCACGCCCCTCGAGGAAGCAGAGGCCCCGGCGGCGCTCTCGAGCTCCGGCGGGTTCCCGATGCCCTGGGTCGATCCTGAGTGGATCGCGCAGGTCGCCGCGGCGACCGGCATCCCCGAGCGAGCGATGAACGCGTACATCGCCGCGCACCTCGCGGTGGCCGCCGAGCTGCCCGACTGCGGTCTCGACTGGACCACGGTCGCGGCCATCGGCTCGATCGAGTCGAACCACGGCCGCTACGGCGGCGCGACGCTCGGCGACGACGGCTATCCCACGAAGCGCATCGTCGGCGTGCCGCTCGACGGCAACGGCGTGGCCGCCATCGCCGACACCGACGGCGGCGAGTTCGACGGCGACACCGTGTGGGACCGCGCCGTCGGACCCATGCAGTTCATCCCGTCGACGTGGGCGCGCTGGGCGAACGACGGCAATGCCGACGGTCTCGCCGATCCGAACCAGATCGACGATGCGGCGCAGGCGACGGCTCGCTACCTGTGCGCCTCGGGTCCGATGACGAGCGTCGAGGGCTGGCGCGCGGCCGTGTTCTCGTACAACCACCTCGACTCGTACGTCGACAAGGTCGCGTCCGTCGCGAACGAGTACGCGGCGGCATCCGACATCGGGGGCTGA
- a CDS encoding winged helix-turn-helix domain-containing protein gives MSLALAPVRSTAVRTAPSLPALPARPVSIAPRPAEVAAPAAPAAPAAGAAPRVRAVPEGTEARGFVLYVGIDEAKALADGTTLHRIVEALRALTADVAPSAETYAAVALAPEGAGGRDVEVVRLALQDPAALAKQRESQGIRDDADRHPNGVIIDISRKRVLLDGEPAGLTYKEFELLQYLVLREGRTIDRHELIDSLWDADDEAPSERTIDVHVRRLRSKLAHYQDIVRTVRGVGYRFDRHADVSIRQASTPSPDLY, from the coding sequence ATGTCTCTCGCACTCGCTCCCGTCCGCTCCACCGCCGTCCGCACCGCCCCGTCGCTGCCGGCCTTGCCGGCTCGTCCCGTCTCGATCGCGCCGCGCCCGGCCGAGGTCGCGGCGCCGGCCGCACCCGCGGCACCGGCCGCTGGCGCTGCACCGCGCGTCCGCGCCGTGCCCGAGGGCACCGAGGCCCGAGGCTTCGTGCTCTACGTGGGCATCGACGAGGCCAAGGCCCTCGCCGACGGCACCACCCTCCACCGCATCGTCGAGGCGCTCCGCGCCCTCACCGCCGACGTCGCGCCGTCGGCCGAGACCTACGCCGCCGTCGCGCTCGCTCCCGAGGGCGCCGGCGGTCGCGACGTCGAGGTCGTGCGCCTCGCGTTGCAGGACCCGGCCGCGCTCGCCAAGCAGCGCGAGAGCCAGGGCATCCGCGACGACGCCGACCGCCACCCCAACGGCGTGATCATCGACATCTCGCGCAAGCGGGTCCTCCTCGACGGCGAGCCCGCCGGGCTCACGTACAAGGAGTTCGAGCTCCTGCAGTACCTCGTGCTCCGCGAGGGCCGCACCATCGACCGCCACGAGCTCATCGACAGCCTGTGGGACGCCGACGACGAGGCCCCGAGCGAACGCACGATCGACGTGCACGTTCGTCGCCTGCGCTCGAAGCTCGCCCACTACCAGGACATCGTGCGCACGGTGCGCGGCGTCGGCTACCGGTTCGACCGCCACGCCGACGTCTCGATCCGTCAGGCCTCGACGCCGTCGCCCGACCTGTACTGA
- the tadA gene encoding tRNA adenosine(34) deaminase TadA: MRLALAEAEQAPATRDVPVGAIVVRDGVVIAARRNERELTNDPTAHAEILALRDAAAAIGDWRLTDCTLVVTLEPCVMCAGAIVSARVGTLVFGAWDEKAGAAGSLYDIVRDRRLNHRVEVYPGVEVEASARLLLEFFEDPLRRP; encoded by the coding sequence ATGCGCCTGGCCCTCGCCGAGGCCGAGCAGGCGCCCGCGACCCGCGACGTCCCGGTCGGCGCGATCGTGGTGCGCGACGGTGTCGTGATCGCGGCGCGACGCAACGAGCGGGAGCTGACGAACGACCCGACCGCGCACGCCGAGATCCTCGCCCTGCGCGACGCGGCCGCGGCGATCGGCGACTGGCGGCTCACCGACTGCACGCTCGTCGTCACCCTCGAGCCGTGCGTGATGTGCGCCGGCGCGATCGTGAGCGCGCGCGTCGGCACCCTCGTGTTCGGCGCATGGGACGAGAAAGCCGGCGCGGCCGGCTCGCTCTACGACATCGTGCGCGACCGGCGGCTCAACCACCGCGTCGAGGTCTACCCGGGCGTCGAGGTCGAGGCATCCGCTCGGCTGCTGCTCGAGTTCTTCGAGGACCCGCTGCGCCGGCCGTGA
- a CDS encoding response regulator transcription factor: MARVLVVDDDATVADVVIAYLERAGIATERATDGVAALAAAEASALDAVVLDLMLPGLDGIEVLHRLRTARPTVPVIMLTARGEEDDRLVGLEAGADDYIVKPFSPRELVLRVQAVLRRTGAGQPVMLQHGGLSLDPVSHRAWRDGRELQLTMREFELLRWFLSHPGAVHDRETILREVWGWEVGDLSTVTVHVRRLREKIEPDPARPCLLVTVFGVGYRWDGGG, encoded by the coding sequence GTGGCACGCGTGCTCGTCGTGGACGACGACGCCACCGTCGCTGACGTGGTGATCGCGTACTTGGAGCGCGCGGGCATCGCGACGGAGCGTGCGACGGACGGGGTCGCGGCGCTTGCTGCCGCGGAGGCATCCGCTCTCGACGCGGTCGTGCTCGATCTGATGCTTCCCGGTCTCGACGGCATCGAGGTCCTGCATCGGCTGCGCACGGCCAGGCCGACGGTGCCCGTGATCATGCTGACGGCCCGCGGCGAGGAGGACGACCGCCTCGTCGGACTCGAGGCCGGCGCCGACGACTACATCGTCAAGCCGTTCAGTCCGCGCGAGCTGGTGCTGCGCGTGCAGGCGGTGCTGCGTCGCACGGGGGCGGGGCAGCCCGTGATGCTGCAGCACGGCGGGCTCTCGCTCGACCCCGTGTCGCACCGCGCCTGGCGGGACGGTCGCGAGCTGCAGCTCACGATGCGGGAGTTCGAGCTGCTGCGATGGTTCCTCTCGCACCCGGGCGCCGTGCACGATCGGGAGACCATCCTGCGGGAGGTGTGGGGCTGGGAGGTCGGCGACCTCTCGACGGTCACGGTCCACGTGCGCCGGCTCCGCGAGAAGATCGAGCCCGATCCGGCTCGGCCATGCCTCCTCGTGACGGTGTTCGGCGTCGGCTATCGCTGGGACGGTGGCGGATGA
- a CDS encoding cation diffusion facilitator family transporter — translation MSASGGTRAIIAAFLANAGIALTKFIAWFFSGSASMLAEGVHSVADAGNQLLLILGGRQAKKAADKEHPFGYGRERYVYAFVVSIILFSVGGVFSIYEGIDKLQHPHELEVPWLPILVLSIAIVLESFSLRTAIKESNHVRGRQSWVQFVRRAKAPELPVVLLEDIAALLGLVFALFGVGLTIITGNSLFDAIGTLMIGTLLIIVAIVLGIETKSLLVGEGANDEDLQKIERAILAGPEAERIIHMKTLYLGPDELLVAAKIGFHADQRLLEVATATNVIEERIRHAVPTARVIYLEPDVYVDPKAAAPATDAIVIKGLE, via the coding sequence ATGAGCGCATCCGGCGGCACCCGAGCCATCATCGCGGCCTTCCTCGCCAACGCGGGCATCGCCCTCACGAAGTTCATCGCGTGGTTCTTCTCGGGGTCCGCGTCGATGCTCGCCGAGGGCGTGCACTCGGTGGCCGACGCCGGCAACCAGCTGCTGCTCATCCTGGGCGGGCGCCAGGCGAAGAAGGCCGCCGACAAGGAGCATCCGTTCGGCTACGGCCGCGAGCGCTACGTCTACGCGTTCGTCGTCTCGATCATCCTGTTCTCCGTCGGCGGCGTCTTCTCGATCTACGAGGGCATCGACAAGCTCCAGCATCCGCACGAGCTCGAGGTGCCCTGGCTGCCGATCCTCGTGCTCTCGATCGCCATCGTGCTCGAGTCGTTCTCGCTGCGCACCGCGATCAAGGAGTCCAACCACGTTCGCGGCCGCCAGAGCTGGGTGCAGTTCGTGCGGCGCGCGAAGGCGCCCGAGCTCCCCGTCGTGCTGCTCGAGGACATCGCGGCGCTCCTCGGCCTCGTGTTCGCGCTCTTCGGCGTCGGCCTGACGATCATCACCGGCAACTCGCTGTTCGACGCGATCGGCACCCTCATGATCGGCACCCTGCTGATCATCGTCGCGATCGTCCTCGGCATCGAGACGAAGAGCCTGCTCGTCGGCGAGGGCGCGAACGACGAGGACCTGCAGAAGATCGAGCGGGCGATCCTCGCCGGCCCCGAGGCCGAGCGCATCATCCACATGAAGACCCTCTACCTCGGCCCCGACGAGCTGCTCGTCGCAGCGAAGATCGGCTTCCACGCCGACCAGCGGCTGCTCGAGGTGGCGACGGCGACGAACGTCATCGAGGAGCGCATCCGCCACGCCGTGCCCACCGCGCGGGTGATCTACCTCGAACCCGACGTCTACGTCGACCCGAAGGCGGCCGCCCCGGCCACCGACGCGATCGTCATCAAGGGCCTCGAATGA
- a CDS encoding C45 family autoproteolytic acyltransferase/hydolase, with amino-acid sequence MRLHHLTTETTDPAERGDAIGRAYGGFVRRGADRYLAHFDALGIPADRVRDIVERSRVSLDAWYPALVVESDAAAAAAGIQPWRAFAVAARTEVLAVAPSAGEGECSTSVRVPADGGAPETIQTWDWHDHLATDGLLLRLTAATGLGVKLFTEFGTAAKIGVNDAGLGVHFNILSHRSDSDAGGVPVHAIARRILEEATTLDEARRIAASARVSASTVLTVAAYHDGIAEAASLELSPAGMAVVRPAAEGRLVHTNHFLDPALAEGDTSADDSTTRARYAHASAVGGAMSGLPAAGRAAAFCGPHGGSAPICVRPDAARPVHEQWGTLLTIALDLPGFGLEVHPGTPDEVAVHGFDRF; translated from the coding sequence ATGCGGCTGCACCACCTGACCACCGAGACGACCGACCCGGCCGAGCGCGGCGATGCGATCGGCCGGGCCTACGGCGGGTTCGTCCGCCGGGGCGCCGATCGCTACCTCGCGCACTTCGACGCGCTCGGCATCCCCGCCGACCGGGTCCGTGACATCGTCGAGCGCAGCCGCGTCTCCCTTGACGCGTGGTATCCGGCGCTCGTCGTCGAATCGGATGCCGCGGCCGCCGCCGCGGGCATCCAACCGTGGCGCGCCTTCGCGGTGGCCGCCCGCACCGAGGTGCTCGCCGTCGCGCCATCGGCCGGCGAGGGCGAGTGCTCGACCTCGGTACGGGTGCCCGCTGACGGGGGCGCGCCCGAGACCATCCAGACCTGGGACTGGCACGACCACCTCGCGACCGACGGCCTGCTGCTCCGCCTGACGGCCGCGACGGGTCTCGGCGTGAAGCTGTTCACCGAGTTCGGCACCGCGGCGAAGATCGGCGTCAACGACGCCGGACTCGGCGTGCACTTCAACATCCTGTCGCACCGCTCCGACAGTGACGCGGGCGGGGTCCCAGTGCACGCGATCGCGCGACGCATCCTCGAGGAGGCGACGACGCTCGACGAGGCGCGCCGCATCGCGGCTTCCGCTCGGGTCAGCGCGTCGACCGTGCTCACCGTGGCCGCGTACCACGACGGAATCGCCGAAGCGGCCAGCCTGGAGCTCTCGCCGGCGGGCATGGCGGTGGTGCGGCCAGCGGCCGAGGGCCGGCTCGTGCACACCAACCACTTCCTCGACCCCGCGCTCGCCGAGGGCGACACCAGCGCCGACGACTCGACCACCCGCGCCCGCTACGCGCACGCCTCGGCGGTCGGCGGCGCGATGTCGGGACTCCCGGCCGCCGGGCGCGCGGCGGCGTTCTGCGGCCCCCACGGCGGCTCGGCGCCGATCTGCGTGCGACCGGATGCCGCGAGGCCGGTGCACGAGCAGTGGGGCACGCTGCTCACGATCGCGCTCGACCTGCCCGGCTTCGGGCTCGAGGTGCACCCGGGCACGCCCGACGAGGTCGCGGTGCACGGATTCGATCGGTTCTGA
- a CDS encoding sensor histidine kinase, giving the protein MNPDVVPALVIAALVAGAVGLVGALIVLAVARRRPAVAAALGPLVVIAALGGGLAVSIQAMVLPDAAVSAVLWLLAAAVPSALVVGLVLALRTQRLGADRAAAVAARERDAAAESRRREVVAWISHDLRTPLASMRALAEAAEDGVAAPEDAIRGIRSEVGRMSAMVADLLDYSRLHAPGVRLESEVVDVGDVVSDVLASAAPIARAAEVRLEGKVQGDAVAIVDPREVSRAVENLVLNGIRHTAAGGTVRTDVASGADGGIVVSVVDGCGGIPEADLPRVFEPGWRGTPSRTPGAGGGTGTGLSIVQRVAELHGGACWVENVNGGCRFTLRLPGASSR; this is encoded by the coding sequence ATGAACCCCGACGTGGTGCCCGCGCTCGTCATCGCGGCGCTCGTCGCCGGGGCCGTGGGGCTCGTCGGCGCCCTCATCGTGCTCGCCGTCGCCCGCCGTCGCCCGGCCGTCGCGGCCGCGCTCGGTCCGCTCGTCGTGATCGCGGCCCTCGGCGGCGGGCTGGCGGTGAGCATCCAGGCGATGGTGCTCCCGGATGCCGCGGTGTCGGCGGTGCTCTGGCTGCTGGCCGCCGCGGTCCCGTCGGCACTCGTCGTCGGGCTCGTCCTCGCCCTGCGAACGCAGCGCCTCGGCGCGGACCGGGCGGCAGCGGTCGCCGCACGCGAACGCGACGCCGCCGCCGAATCGCGACGCCGCGAGGTCGTCGCCTGGATCTCCCACGACCTGCGTACGCCGCTGGCGTCGATGCGCGCGCTCGCCGAGGCCGCCGAGGACGGGGTCGCAGCGCCGGAGGACGCGATCCGCGGCATCCGGTCGGAGGTCGGACGGATGAGTGCCATGGTGGCCGACCTGCTCGACTACTCCCGCTTGCATGCGCCCGGCGTCCGCCTCGAATCCGAGGTCGTCGATGTCGGCGACGTGGTGTCCGACGTGCTCGCGAGCGCAGCGCCGATCGCGCGCGCCGCCGAGGTGCGGCTGGAGGGGAAGGTCCAGGGCGACGCCGTGGCGATCGTCGACCCTCGGGAGGTCTCCCGCGCCGTGGAGAACCTGGTCCTGAACGGGATCCGGCACACGGCTGCCGGTGGCACCGTGCGGACCGACGTCGCGTCGGGCGCCGACGGGGGCATCGTCGTCTCGGTCGTCGACGGCTGCGGAGGGATTCCCGAGGCCGACCTGCCGCGAGTGTTCGAGCCCGGCTGGCGCGGCACGCCGTCACGCACGCCGGGGGCAGGCGGCGGCACGGGAACGGGCCTGTCGATCGTGCAACGGGTGGCGGAGCTGCACGGCGGCGCTTGCTGGGTCGAGAACGTGAACGGCGGATGCCGCTTCACGCTGCGGCTGCCCGGCGCGTCGAGCCGATGA
- a CDS encoding LacI family DNA-binding transcriptional regulator, which yields MARAGGVTIRDVAKRAGVSIAAVSMALNGTGTLSAATRTRVREVADEMEYQADALARGLRRSSVGAIGLVIRSLDLLGDYAPAGVDVFARFIGDLSSQAMARGLSVMLVPDLTRRPAPPLALGLDGYVVDLPTVDDPVVRLLERRGIPYVTLGRDPDRPGFTDWASEDGPAITRRVLDHLAARGARCIALVRGTVPNAWNLDAEAAYRSWSASRGAAPIVREVAEGDGEAGGRSMAHRLADEGAPDAVLCLTGRHAAGMLAGLAERGIRVPHDAMIATASDSEHARHSRPAISAVELDTAATSAALLDLLQARIDGRPSVAPVLTGARFHPRGSTRRRD from the coding sequence ATGGCACGAGCGGGCGGCGTGACCATCCGCGACGTCGCGAAGCGTGCGGGCGTCTCGATCGCGGCGGTCTCGATGGCACTGAACGGCACCGGAACCCTGAGCGCGGCGACGCGCACGCGCGTGCGCGAGGTCGCCGACGAGATGGAGTACCAGGCCGACGCGCTCGCCCGCGGACTGCGGCGCTCCTCGGTCGGTGCGATCGGGCTCGTGATCCGCTCCCTCGACCTACTGGGCGACTACGCGCCCGCGGGAGTCGACGTGTTCGCCCGGTTCATCGGCGACCTCTCGTCGCAGGCGATGGCGCGCGGCCTCAGCGTCATGCTGGTGCCCGACCTCACCCGGCGGCCCGCTCCCCCGCTGGCCCTCGGGCTCGACGGCTACGTCGTCGACCTGCCGACCGTCGACGACCCCGTCGTGCGCCTGCTCGAGCGGCGCGGCATCCCGTACGTGACACTCGGACGCGATCCCGACCGTCCCGGCTTCACCGACTGGGCGTCGGAGGACGGCCCGGCGATCACCCGCCGGGTGCTCGACCACCTCGCCGCCCGCGGTGCGCGGTGCATCGCACTGGTGCGCGGCACGGTGCCGAACGCGTGGAACCTCGACGCCGAGGCCGCGTACCGCAGCTGGAGCGCTTCACGGGGAGCGGCACCGATCGTGCGCGAGGTCGCCGAGGGCGACGGCGAGGCCGGCGGCCGGTCGATGGCCCACCGGCTGGCCGACGAGGGAGCGCCCGACGCGGTGCTCTGCCTCACGGGCCGCCACGCGGCCGGGATGCTCGCGGGGCTCGCCGAGCGCGGCATCCGCGTGCCCCACGACGCCATGATCGCGACCGCGTCCGACTCGGAGCACGCGCGCCACAGCCGGCCCGCGATCTCAGCGGTGGAACTCGACACCGCCGCCACGTCGGCGGCGCTGCTCGACCTGCTGCAGGCGCGCATCGACGGCCGACCGAGCGTCGCCCCGGTGCTCACCGGAGCACGGTTCCATCCGCGCGGCTCGACCCGACGACGCGACTGA